CACGATGCCGTATCTCGGGATCATAACAAGGTTGAGCCCCGTATTGACCAGAATAGCGAGGATTCTGAACCAGAGCCCGATCTGTTGCTCATTCTCGAGAATAAGGAAATGGCCCCTGATCCCTCCCTGGAATACGAATACTACGGACCATATGTATATAATGAGGACCACCCGGGCGCCCATGAAACTCTCGCCGAAAAGGGTGTTGATGATTATTCCGGAGCAAAGGGAGACGGCTATACCTATTACGAAGGCAATCATGAAAAACACGTCGTGGAGTCTCTGAAGCAGGTTCAAATACAGCGCGGGGTCTCCCTTCTTTGCATTTATTATGGCTGGGAACAGGGAGCTTACCACAATAGTCGGAATGAAATACCATATCTCGGTGAGGTTTACCGCTACCGCATATATGCCGACCGCTTTTGCATCGAGCATGCTCCTTATCAACACCTGGTCGAGCCTCATATAAAGTGATATGGCAACGCCTGATAGAATGAGAGGCCACGAATCTTTAAGGAGCCTTGTTGCCGTCACGGTCCTGAACCGCCACAAGCGCATGGTGGCGCCAAGCTTTTTATATACAATGATAAATCCCAGTGCCATCACGCTGTTTTCGAGTGTCACCGCAAAAGCAAACCAGATGAGAGAGGCATGGTTGAAGATCAGGATAATTTTGAACGCCGATCCAATGACCGACGAAAAACATCTCACCCATACGGGATACTTCGACAGAACCCGGGACTGAAAGAAGAAATCTATCACAAAAATCGATTGAAATACGGATGCAAAGGCGATGATAAATACTGCCCAGCTCGTCAGGCTATCGTAAGGCTTGAATGCAAGTATGGAGAGAAGGACTATCAGGACAAGCAACGCACCGAAGAGTTTAAGCACGAACGCGGTGCCGAGAAGCTCATCGTTCCGGTCTTCATTCTGGACTAAATCGCGAACCACAATGCTGTCGAGACCCAGGGCCGCCACGCCTGAAAAGAGACTTACGAAGCTCAATGCATAGCTAAATATGCCGAAGTTAACCGGCCCCAGGTATCGTATTACATACACTCCGACCAGAAAAGAGAGGAACGCCGCAAAGGCTTTTTCGAAAAGGAGCCAGCCTGTATTGGAGGAATATCTCTTTAGACCGTTTGTTGCCGCTCCCCAGTCCATGGGAAGAATGAGCGTCAACAAACGGGAAAATATCGCTGTTCTGCGGTTAACCATTCTTGGTTGGGAACAGATCGGACGAGTGTGGAAACGGCTATATTGCAGGCCTACCAGGGTCTGAATATGATCCCCCGGTCCTGCATCAGGGTTTTTATCAAACTGACCGATTCTTCCGTATTTCTCGGCTCGGGAATAATTAGGTCACAGGGGATATCGGTGGTCACCGGATCGCCCGTCCAGACCACTCCGATACGCTCCGGCTCGATGACCGTTCTTATTATCTCCAGATCATCCCTTGTAAGCTCGATGGCAGTGGCCAACACGATGACGCCCGCATCGAGGAGAAGGTTCGTCGCCTCCGACAAGCGCCGGATGTGCTCCTCCCTCTTATTCCCCGTCCCTTTGATATCAGCGTCTATCCCATAGAGGACGTTCCCGATGCCCAGGAAGTAGACAATCTTGCCGTCGGAGAAAAGCCTGCCCTCCAGGGCTTTCGCCACGGG
This is a stretch of genomic DNA from Syntrophorhabdaceae bacterium. It encodes these proteins:
- a CDS encoding flippase; the encoded protein is MTLILPMDWGAATNGLKRYSSNTGWLLFEKAFAAFLSFLVGVYVIRYLGPVNFGIFSYALSFVSLFSGVAALGLDSIVVRDLVQNEDRNDELLGTAFVLKLFGALLVLIVLLSILAFKPYDSLTSWAVFIIAFASVFQSIFVIDFFFQSRVLSKYPVWVRCFSSVIGSAFKIILIFNHASLIWFAFAVTLENSVMALGFIIVYKKLGATMRLWRFRTVTATRLLKDSWPLILSGVAISLYMRLDQVLIRSMLDAKAVGIYAVAVNLTEIWYFIPTIVVSSLFPAIINAKKGDPALYLNLLQRLHDVFFMIAFVIGIAVSLCSGIIINTLFGESFMGARVVLIIYIWSVVFVFQGGIRGHFLILENEQQIGLWFRILAILVNTGLNLVMIPRYGIVGAAVATLLSYSLPVYLASIFHPVLRVNLLMCLRSYILPFRLAYYGRSVLK